The following are from one region of the Cloacibacterium normanense genome:
- a CDS encoding patatin-like phospholipase family protein, whose translation MKKLIFYILLIFFTLHTNAQVKENLKIPKNPKIGLSLSGGGAKGFAHVGVLKVLDSLGVKVDYISGTSMGAIVGGLYASGYTGKDIEKIILDTDFYNLISNKNNRAESSFFNKSVDKYLLKVPIKNGKATLPTSISSGQKNLYLLKELFKNVSNINDFSKLPIPFMCVATNLETGKIKIFENGDLSESILASSAFPSLMDPVKIGDSIYVDGAMTVNYPSEFLKKKGIDIVIGVDLNQGLNKRDKINSIVDILNQIIDFGIVEETKNQLKFTDVNIKPNLEGLGVTSFDDKAKILKSGYDEAMKYLEILDKLPKKNFDNLRMPVNPIFSNIYKIDDIEVENNKIYDKDYIIGKMTLKLPSSQTYGSINKMIDKLYATNNYKIINYEIIQKDNKNVLKLFVTEDNNRLFLKFGLHYDDIFKSGLLANITVKRLLFKNSSISIDGVFGDKSRYYVNYFIDNGYIPGIGLNASGMSFDLKSQDKLAYETWNWYRTELFIQSTWRNKFAIGGGISYDVFNGKNLFTGDRRKTDYLNPYVFLKGDTQDSKTFPKRGYYTNIEAKSYDFIESGTKEKSFQIKADIRGNFPITKFLTYRLRTFYGVSFNRVDDFYKYHLGGIFEQNLVNFVKFNGYEFGEASNNNVFTVGNDFQFNFMKNYYVTASLSVGNLFDNFNDANFIKINYSSFGITAGYDSPFGQIKINYSNAFKDKPGIIAVVLGHWF comes from the coding sequence ATGAAAAAATTAATATTTTATATATTATTGATTTTCTTCACTTTACATACAAATGCTCAGGTGAAAGAAAATCTAAAAATTCCCAAAAATCCTAAAATTGGATTATCACTTTCTGGAGGCGGAGCAAAAGGATTTGCGCATGTAGGCGTTCTAAAAGTGCTGGATTCTCTAGGTGTAAAAGTAGATTACATCTCTGGAACTAGTATGGGAGCGATTGTAGGCGGTTTATACGCTTCTGGTTACACCGGAAAAGACATTGAAAAAATTATTTTAGACACTGATTTTTATAATTTGATTTCTAATAAAAATAACCGCGCCGAAAGTTCCTTTTTCAATAAATCCGTTGATAAATATCTACTAAAAGTTCCTATAAAAAATGGAAAAGCTACACTTCCCACTTCTATTTCTTCTGGTCAAAAAAATCTATACTTGCTCAAAGAATTATTCAAAAATGTATCTAACATAAACGATTTCAGCAAGTTACCGATTCCATTCATGTGTGTAGCGACCAATTTAGAAACTGGAAAAATTAAAATTTTTGAAAACGGAGATCTCTCAGAATCTATTTTGGCAAGTTCTGCATTTCCCTCATTAATGGATCCTGTGAAAATTGGCGATAGTATTTATGTAGACGGAGCAATGACGGTGAATTATCCTTCAGAATTTCTAAAGAAGAAGGGAATAGACATTGTAATCGGTGTAGATTTAAATCAAGGACTTAATAAAAGAGATAAAATTAACAGTATTGTAGATATTTTGAATCAAATCATTGATTTTGGGATTGTAGAAGAGACTAAGAATCAATTAAAATTTACAGATGTAAATATCAAGCCTAATCTTGAAGGTTTAGGAGTAACCAGTTTTGATGATAAAGCCAAAATTCTGAAATCTGGTTATGACGAAGCCATGAAATATCTGGAAATTCTAGATAAACTCCCTAAAAAGAATTTTGATAATCTTAGGATGCCCGTCAACCCTATTTTCTCTAATATCTATAAAATAGACGATATAGAAGTAGAAAATAATAAAATATATGACAAAGACTATATTATTGGAAAAATGACGCTAAAACTGCCCTCATCTCAAACGTATGGTTCCATCAATAAAATGATTGATAAACTATATGCCACCAATAATTATAAAATAATTAATTACGAAATTATCCAAAAAGATAATAAAAACGTTTTAAAACTTTTTGTAACCGAAGATAACAACAGATTATTCTTAAAATTTGGTTTGCATTACGATGATATTTTTAAATCTGGCTTGCTTGCAAATATTACAGTAAAAAGACTTTTATTTAAAAATTCGAGTATCTCTATTGACGGAGTTTTTGGAGATAAATCTAGATATTATGTAAACTATTTTATAGATAATGGTTATATTCCTGGTATTGGACTTAATGCTTCCGGAATGAGTTTTGACCTTAAATCACAAGATAAATTAGCTTATGAAACCTGGAATTGGTACAGAACAGAGCTTTTTATACAATCTACTTGGAGAAATAAATTTGCTATTGGAGGCGGTATAAGCTATGATGTTTTTAATGGAAAAAATCTTTTTACAGGAGATAGAAGAAAAACAGATTACTTAAACCCTTATGTTTTTCTAAAAGGAGATACACAAGACAGTAAAACCTTTCCAAAAAGAGGTTATTACACCAATATAGAAGCGAAATCTTATGATTTCATAGAAAGTGGCACAAAAGAAAAATCTTTTCAAATAAAGGCAGATATTAGAGGTAATTTTCCTATTACAAAATTCCTCACGTATAGATTAAGAACTTTTTATGGAGTTTCATTTAATAGAGTAGACGATTTTTACAAATATCACCTCGGAGGTATATTTGAGCAAAATTTGGTAAACTTTGTTAAATTTAACGGTTACGAATTTGGAGAAGCCAGCAACAATAATGTTTTCACCGTTGGAAATGATTTTCAATTTAACTTTATGAAAAATTATTATGTAACGGCAAGTCTAAGTGTAGGAAATTTATTTGATAATTTTAATGATGCAAATTTCATCAAAATTAATTATTCTTCTTTTGGAATTACAGCAGGATATGACTCACCGTTCGGACAAATCAAAATAAATTATAGCAATGCCTTTAAAGATAAACCAGGAATTATAGCAGTAGTTCTTGGTCATTGGTTTTAA
- the ybeY gene encoding rRNA maturation RNase YbeY yields MIHFFYENIDENIDENLKNWIENIIVSEGKKLGEINYIFCDDEYLLKINQDFLDHDYYTDIITFDQVRGKTISGEIFVSLQRIKDNASLISKNYEEEKKRVIAHGILHLCGYKDKTEEEQKTMRAKEDFYLSLKTE; encoded by the coding sequence ATGATACATTTTTTTTACGAAAATATAGACGAAAATATAGACGAAAATCTTAAAAATTGGATCGAAAATATCATTGTTTCCGAAGGAAAAAAACTCGGAGAAATCAATTATATTTTCTGTGATGATGAATATTTGCTCAAAATCAATCAAGATTTTCTAGACCATGATTATTATACAGACATCATTACTTTCGACCAAGTTCGTGGAAAAACCATTTCAGGAGAGATTTTTGTATCTTTGCAGCGAATTAAGGACAATGCTAGTCTTATTTCAAAAAATTACGAAGAAGAAAAGAAAAGAGTAATTGCACACGGCATCCTTCACCTTTGTGGTTATAAAGATAAAACCGAAGAAGAACAAAAAACAATGCGTGCAAAAGAAGATTTTTATTTGTCATTAAAAACAGAATAA
- the mnmG gene encoding tRNA uridine-5-carboxymethylaminomethyl(34) synthesis enzyme MnmG, with protein MLFNETYDVIVVGAGHAGCEAAAAAANLGSKTMLITMNMQTIGQMSCNPAMGGIAKGQIVREIDAMGGFSGIVADKSAIQFKMLNLSKGPAMWSPRTQNDRMKFAEEWRYVLENTPNLDFFQDMVKSLIINNGKVEGVITSLGIEIKGKSVVLTNGTFLNGLIHVGDKQLGGGRMGEPKAYGITEQLVDLGFEAGRMKTGTPVRVDGRSLDYSKMEEQAGDKNPQKFSYLDTPKLTKQRSCYITYTNDTVHEILRTGFDKSPMFNGTIQSIGPRYCPSIEDKINRFAERNRHQLFAEPEGWNTVEVYVNGFSSSLPEDVQLKALHHVPGFEKAKIFRPGYAIEYDYFPPTQLKHTLETKLIENLYFAGQINGTTGYEEAAGQGLMAGINAHNKVHEKDEFILSRDEAYIGVLIDDLITKGTEEPYRMFTSRAEYRLLLRQDNADIRLTEKAYNLGLAKEERLKNMEEKVAKSSELEKFLRETSLKPGIINPILEANESSPVDQAYRAAQILTRPNLSLEKLTAIDFIKEKVEQYNEEQKEQAEINIKYKGYIEKERDNVAKLQRLETIRIPEDFDYSKISSLSAEAKQKLNKIQPKTIAQAGRISGVSPADINVLLIYLER; from the coding sequence ATGTTATTTAACGAAACATATGATGTAATCGTAGTTGGAGCTGGTCACGCTGGTTGCGAAGCTGCTGCTGCTGCTGCTAATCTAGGTTCTAAAACCATGCTTATTACCATGAATATGCAAACCATCGGACAGATGTCTTGTAATCCAGCAATGGGTGGTATTGCAAAAGGTCAAATTGTAAGAGAAATAGATGCAATGGGTGGTTTTAGCGGAATTGTAGCGGATAAATCTGCTATTCAATTCAAGATGCTTAACCTTTCAAAAGGACCTGCAATGTGGTCTCCTAGAACACAAAATGATAGAATGAAATTCGCAGAAGAATGGCGATATGTTCTAGAAAATACACCAAATCTTGACTTTTTTCAGGATATGGTGAAATCATTAATCATCAATAATGGCAAAGTAGAAGGCGTAATTACTTCTTTAGGTATAGAAATCAAAGGAAAATCTGTGGTTTTAACCAATGGAACTTTCCTAAATGGCCTGATTCACGTCGGTGATAAACAGTTAGGAGGAGGAAGAATGGGAGAACCAAAAGCTTATGGAATTACCGAACAATTGGTAGATTTAGGTTTTGAAGCTGGTAGAATGAAGACAGGAACTCCAGTTCGTGTAGACGGAAGAAGCCTTGATTATTCTAAGATGGAAGAACAAGCTGGAGACAAAAATCCTCAAAAATTCAGTTATTTAGACACCCCTAAATTAACGAAACAACGCAGTTGTTACATTACTTATACCAATGATACCGTTCACGAAATTTTAAGAACTGGATTTGATAAATCTCCAATGTTTAATGGTACTATCCAAAGTATTGGACCAAGATATTGCCCAAGTATTGAAGATAAAATCAATCGTTTTGCAGAAAGAAACCGTCATCAATTATTTGCTGAACCTGAAGGTTGGAATACCGTAGAAGTTTATGTAAATGGTTTCAGTTCTTCATTACCAGAAGATGTTCAATTGAAAGCATTACATCATGTTCCTGGCTTTGAAAAAGCTAAAATTTTCAGACCTGGTTATGCTATAGAATATGATTACTTCCCTCCTACTCAATTAAAACATACTTTGGAAACTAAATTGATAGAAAACCTTTATTTTGCTGGTCAAATTAATGGAACTACTGGTTACGAAGAAGCTGCAGGACAAGGTTTAATGGCAGGAATCAACGCTCATAATAAAGTTCACGAAAAAGATGAATTCATACTTAGCAGAGACGAGGCTTATATTGGAGTTTTAATAGATGATTTAATTACCAAAGGAACCGAAGAACCATACAGAATGTTTACTTCTAGAGCAGAATACAGACTGCTTTTAAGACAAGATAATGCTGATATTAGACTTACAGAAAAAGCTTACAATCTTGGTCTAGCTAAAGAAGAAAGACTCAAAAATATGGAAGAAAAAGTAGCTAAATCTTCGGAATTAGAAAAATTTTTAAGAGAAACTTCTTTAAAACCTGGTATTATCAATCCTATCTTAGAAGCTAATGAAAGTTCACCGGTAGACCAAGCTTATAGAGCTGCACAAATTCTTACAAGACCTAACCTTTCCTTAGAAAAATTAACTGCAATCGATTTCATCAAAGAAAAAGTAGAACAGTATAATGAAGAGCAAAAAGAACAGGCAGAAATCAATATCAAGTATAAAGGGTATATAGAAAAAGAAAGAGATAATGTAGCCAAATTACAAAGATTAGAAACCATTAGAATTCCAGAAGATTTTGATTATTCTAAAATTTCATCTCTTTCTGCAGAAGCAAAACAAAAGCTCAATAAAATTCAACCTAAAACCATAGCACAAGCTGGAAGGATTTCTGGAGTTTCTCCAGCAGATATTAATGTATTGCTTATTTATTTGGAAAGATAA
- a CDS encoding class I SAM-dependent methyltransferase, whose translation MKIKDHFLSKEIFEIKETEIEGVFKTYPIPENLGKYYESKDYISHHQDSNSLKEKIYKFAQSFNLNYKRNILSSVSFENAKVLDYGCGAGEFLKHIENDVQTFGYEPSEAARNFAKQKTTKTKFIENLNEIENGSLDVITLWHVFEHIENQTEILSLFYDKLKSNGHLIIAVPNCTSYDAKYYKDFWAAYDVPRHIFHFSKKGMEKFFNTENWKLEKIKPLLLDSYYISILSEKYKKNPLFWICGGILGAISNIKASKNGEFSSLVYIIKKI comes from the coding sequence ATGAAAATTAAAGATCATTTTTTAAGCAAAGAAATTTTTGAAATTAAAGAAACCGAAATAGAAGGAGTTTTTAAAACCTACCCTATTCCAGAAAATTTAGGTAAATATTATGAGAGTAAAGATTACATTTCTCATCACCAAGATTCTAATTCTTTAAAAGAAAAAATTTACAAATTTGCTCAATCTTTTAATTTAAATTATAAAAGAAATATTCTTTCTTCAGTAAGTTTTGAAAATGCTAAGGTTTTAGATTATGGTTGTGGTGCTGGTGAATTTTTAAAACATATAGAAAATGATGTTCAAACTTTCGGATATGAACCAAGTGAAGCTGCCAGAAATTTTGCAAAGCAAAAAACGACCAAAACAAAATTTATAGAAAACTTAAATGAAATAGAAAATGGTAGTTTAGATGTTATTACGCTTTGGCATGTTTTCGAACATATCGAAAATCAGACTGAGATACTCTCATTATTTTATGACAAATTAAAATCAAACGGTCATTTAATAATTGCGGTTCCCAATTGTACTTCTTACGATGCTAAATATTATAAAGATTTTTGGGCAGCTTATGATGTACCTCGTCATATTTTTCATTTCTCAAAAAAAGGAATGGAAAAATTTTTCAACACCGAAAATTGGAAATTAGAAAAAATCAAACCTCTCCTACTCGATTCTTATTACATTTCTATTTTGAGTGAAAAATATAAGAAAAATCCACTTTTTTGGATTTGTGGAGGAATTCTTGGAGCGATTTCTAACATAAAAGCATCAAAAAACGGCGAATTTTCAAGTTTGGTATATATTATCAAAAAAATCTAG
- a CDS encoding phosphoglycerate kinase, which translates to MKTINDISFAGKKALIRVDFNVPQDENKKVTDNTRIVAAKPTIDKILNDGGSVIIMTHLGRPKGKVNPEFSLSQIVDEVSKVLGKEVKFASDCIGEVAEKAAAELQAGEILLLENLRFYNEEEAGDEEFAAKLAKLGDVYVNDAFGTAHRAHASTAVIAKFFPSTKFFGLLMAKELEAIDKVLRSGEKPVTAILGGSKVSTKITIIENILPAVDNLIIGGGMSFTFIKALGGNIGTSLLEADKMDLALEILEKAKLNNVKVFLPVDVIAADEFNNDAHREEVDIYHIPENMMGMDAGSKTREIFHDVIMNSRTILWNGPIGVFEMENFSAGTKALGDSIDEATQLGAFSLVGGGDSVAFVKQNGYADKVSYVSTGGGAMLESLEGLELPGVAAINN; encoded by the coding sequence ATGAAAACCATTAATGATATCAGTTTCGCTGGAAAAAAAGCATTAATTAGAGTAGATTTCAATGTACCTCAAGATGAAAATAAAAAAGTAACGGATAATACGAGAATAGTTGCTGCAAAACCTACGATTGATAAAATCTTAAATGATGGAGGTTCTGTAATTATCATGACGCATCTTGGTAGACCAAAAGGTAAAGTAAACCCAGAGTTTTCTCTTTCTCAAATAGTAGATGAAGTTTCTAAAGTATTAGGAAAAGAAGTGAAATTTGCTTCTGATTGTATCGGTGAAGTTGCAGAAAAAGCTGCTGCAGAGCTTCAAGCAGGAGAAATTCTTTTGTTAGAAAACCTAAGATTTTATAATGAAGAAGAAGCTGGTGATGAAGAATTTGCAGCAAAATTAGCAAAATTAGGAGATGTATATGTAAATGATGCGTTTGGTACGGCTCACAGAGCTCATGCTTCTACTGCTGTAATTGCTAAATTTTTCCCTTCAACTAAATTTTTCGGTTTATTGATGGCTAAAGAATTAGAAGCGATAGATAAAGTATTAAGAAGTGGAGAAAAACCAGTTACTGCAATATTGGGTGGTTCTAAAGTTTCTACTAAAATTACCATTATCGAAAATATTTTACCGGCTGTTGATAATTTAATTATCGGAGGTGGAATGTCTTTTACTTTTATTAAAGCTTTAGGAGGAAATATCGGAACTTCTTTATTAGAAGCAGATAAAATGGATTTGGCTTTAGAAATTTTAGAAAAAGCTAAATTAAATAATGTAAAAGTTTTCTTGCCTGTAGACGTAATTGCTGCAGATGAATTTAATAATGATGCGCATAGAGAAGAAGTAGATATTTATCACATTCCAGAAAATATGATGGGAATGGATGCAGGATCAAAAACTAGAGAAATCTTCCATGATGTGATTATGAATTCTAGAACTATCCTTTGGAACGGACCGATTGGAGTTTTTGAAATGGAGAATTTCTCAGCTGGAACTAAAGCTTTAGGAGACAGTATAGACGAAGCTACACAATTAGGAGCTTTCTCTTTAGTTGGTGGAGGTGATTCTGTTGCTTTTGTTAAACAAAACGGATATGCAGATAAAGTTTCTTATGTTTCAACAGGAGGAGGTGCTATGTTAGAATCTTTAGAAGGTTTAGAACTTCCAGGAGTTGCTGCAATAAATAATTAA
- a CDS encoding RpiB/LacA/LacB family sugar-phosphate isomerase — MKKIAIAADHAGYEYKEFAKKQLEGKYELIDFGTHGLDSVDYPDFVHPAASAVENGDCEFGILFCGSGQGVQLSANKHQGIRCALAWMPEIAELSRQHNNCNMVAMPARFIAKELALEIIEKFLTTDFEGGRHQNRVDKITCK, encoded by the coding sequence ATGAAAAAAATAGCAATCGCCGCAGATCACGCAGGCTATGAATACAAGGAATTTGCAAAGAAACAATTAGAAGGAAAATATGAATTGATAGATTTTGGAACCCATGGTTTAGATTCTGTAGATTATCCAGATTTTGTACATCCTGCTGCAAGTGCTGTAGAAAACGGAGATTGTGAATTTGGAATTTTATTTTGTGGAAGCGGACAAGGTGTACAATTAAGTGCTAATAAACACCAAGGAATAAGATGTGCTCTAGCTTGGATGCCAGAAATTGCAGAATTATCTCGACAACATAATAATTGTAATATGGTAGCAATGCCTGCCAGATTTATTGCCAAAGAATTGGCGCTAGAAATCATAGAGAAATTTCTCACCACCGATTTCGAAGGAGGAAGACATCAAAATAGAGTAGATAAAATCACTTGTAAATAG